The stretch of DNA aaaatgattcataactgctaaataatcatttttcccTCAACTCTCTTgacaaaaattccataaaagtTTTGAGAAATAAGCAGAGAATTTAGCACTTTGCTAATATTTCTTCACCATATGGCgcattttgtttattttatgcgACTCTTATGGTTAAATCTCATTTTGCagagtaaaaaagaaagaagagaaagaattaagaaatattttactcaCTTAAATCCACAAAAGGAGGTGTTAGGAAACCAAAACTCTTTGCAACGCCTTTCAGGTCCAGCGTTGTGACATCAAACACCGTCTTCAGTTGGTGCGCATCGTAAGCCCTCACGTAAGCCTTGAAAGCCTCCTTACCCGCTTGATTGAGGTGATAATTCTTCCCCATTAAATGTTCCAgctgcaaaagaatttttattctcaatcaaaattttcatttttggtgAAATTATAGCAATTTGGGATTATTCAGGATGCTAAAACCCCGTGAAAGCCCATCAGATGGTCTCCATGGGGCGGCGAGAAAGAGAGAGGCGCGCATGTACGTGAAATGAGTTAAGCACGTGGATGACGACATCGCTCTTCGCCACAAACGCCCCCAGAATTGCCATGAAAAGCTCgcgcgtgaaaaaaaaaaagtccgaGTCGTGGCAAGAAGTCGCCGACAAGTTGAGCCACCTccgcattttcttctttactgCACCGCAACAGAGCTCTGATTCACAGaaatctttttgctttttcttctggctgtgtgtgtgtggaaaaacatCTGGTCAAGTGAATTTGGAGAGAAACGATCTCTtgaaatgaatggaaaaatctCTGGGAGTTTGCGCATCTTCCCATCGCCCTGGGGCCACAACGACGACAACGTTGCAGGTGCTCTGGCAGGGAGGTGGGCTCTTGCCTAAGTCAGGCGTGTGCGTCTATTTTAGACATTTTAGTACACACAAAGTAATCCGTCAAACGGAAGACACCAGAATTGGGTGACTCTATCCGGTCGGCTGCAGAAGATACACAAACACCTTCTTCGACCCGTCTCTTTGGGCTCTGTGCCAGCAAAAACATTGCCAGCCGCCAGCAAGGCTCACAATTTGTCGTTAATGTGGTGTACACGGCATTGGCAAAAGGCgtagagaaaatcaataaaaagtttttctttcaattagaTCACCTttgagcaggttaacatttTGGGTAAATCttcgaaaaatattatatttcctgAGCAGAAtattatgggaattttttaagagaaaaaagatcaaaaaattgtcaaaatctgaCAATAGGAAGCAAAGATATTCCAAAAAGTTGGTggaaattagaaaaatcaagatggtgttttttccttttctaccccttttgaattttaacgtaaaagcacagagaaaattcgaaaaatgacGCTTTAGTTGAGTTAAAAAACTTCAGATTCATTTTAGGAAGGTTTactgatttttaattctaaattcctgatttttatttaaaattcttgatagaataaaatcttttactcttaaaattaactttaaaaaaaaatgaatgcgTCCTCAATGTTAATAAGTTAACCTCAAATTAAAACTCAACGAAAGCgtcataatttttaaattttcttcgttaaacaacgccattttgaaaacattcaataacaacaacaacaacacacaGCCATTTGTCCCATTACTGGGGTTggcttctcacacacaaattttggctttgatttttaatgaccGGCTGCCGACCTGACGTCAACCTCAGAGAGgcatttttgttgcattgtgACTTTGTGTTAGGAATATTCCTCATTCATAAGTTTTTATCACAAGCAACGGTGCAGAGCAGTCAATATTAGTTCAAGAGTTGCCTCTCGTTGTAATATTGCACTGGTGGGAACGAGTGGGGCATTCCTGACcgaatgagatcttttttcatatctgcATTACAGCCAATCGAACACCACCGAGCCTCGAACCCGCCGACCCTCCCAGGGACAGAGCAAACGGACACTGGGACCGTCTGCTTTGCCACTGCTCTACTGGGCCGACTGTAACAAcagtcaataaataaatttcaataaattgaaaacattcaataaataaatcaaactaACCTGCATTTGCACATCAGCAAGCTTATTCCAGGAGAAATCAAACTCATTTAGGGGGACTTTTGCCTCCTTCAGGTAGTTCAGGAAGAGCATCTCCTCTGGTCTCAGCAGCAGTACTGCATGCCCTGAACTCCCAAGGCCACGAGCTGTTCTGCCAACACGGTGAATGTACTCCTTGGGATCATCTGGAGGGTCGTACTGCATAATCCAATCAACAGCTGGAATATCCAGCCCCCGGGCAGCTACATTTGTGCACAGCAGCACCCCCTGATCGGCATTGCAAAACTGGAAGAAGGTCGCTGTGCGCTTGGCCTGTTTCTGCTTCCCATGGATGGCGCTCACGGGCAAGTCGATGTAGTTGAAGAGATCATGATGGAAGCGTACGGACATGCATGAACTGAAGAACACCATGACCTTCTTCTTGCGATTCTTCTTTAAGAATGTGAACAGCATGAGGAATCTCTTCTCCGACGGACACACCACGTAGCCCTGCGTGAGTCCCGACACCGTGGCGACTTCCTTCTCATCATCCACCCCCACATAGACGGGCTTCCCCTTTAGTGCCAGCTTGTACACGGCGTCCGTCTTCTCAGTCTGCGTGGCTGAGAAGAGCATCGTCTGCCGACGTTTGGGGAGCAACTCAATAATCTGCTTCAGTTCAATTTCAAAACCAATCTCCAGGATTCTGTCCACTTCGTCAATTATCAGGCAAGAGAGGTTCTTGTAGAGGAAATCCGGAGTATTCTGCAGGTGATCCAGAAGCCTTCCGGGTGTTGCGACAATTATATTGATACCCATTGACAGCTTCTCTGCCTCAACCTTGCGATTGGCGCCACCCATGAGGATGCCATAAGTCTGCGAATGATGTGCCATGATCTCCTGCAGAACACCATAAATCTGAATGGCGAGCTCCCGCGTTGGGGTAATTATAATCGCCCCAACTCCATTGCGTGGCTTAAAATTCAGCTTCTGTATCAGCTCAACAGCTGGAATGAGGAATGCCAGTGTCTTCCCCGAACCCGTCTTGGCAGATCCAATGAGATGACGTCCCAGAAGCAGTGGCGGAATGGATTTTGCCTGAATCTCAGTCATCTTTGTGAATCCCATCCCCTTGATTGCATCCAGTGTGCCCTGTGAGACGTATTTCTTCAGTGATGAGAAATTTGTGTCCTCCAGAATGATTTCTGGTTGTTCCTCTTTTGCTGCATTGGATGTTTCACCCTCATCCACGGaatcttcatcttttttctgtttctttttcttcttctcttcttgtGGCGTTTCTTGACTTTCTCCAGCTTCCTCTGCATCtactgaaagagaaaaaattccaattacaACTGAGATAACTTAGAACAAATCTCCCGGGAAGGGAAAACATTCAGAAcgcataataaaatttcattccgGGAACTCAACTTTCGCAAGGAATTCCTCTCAAATTCGCCTTTGAAtcatcataattttattacagGAAATAAATAGAAGCATCCTTACCCTCACTCTCAGCACTCTCTGCTTTCCTCTTTTTGCTCTTCTTTCCTGATTTTGTGGGAATCTCCGGAGGGTTCTCTGTGTGAAAACAAAACCACGTgaaaatttgaggttatgttcatCGAGGGAGGAGAACTAAAAAGCAATTCTTTGGACTTTTGTTTACCTTCTTCTTGAAAATCCACTGTTGGCTGCTTCTTCTTCCCCTTCTTCACCTTTGGAGTGACTTCCACCTCCTGTTGGGGCTCTGGGAGAGAGGAAAGAGGTTTATCTCCCTGACCAGAGAATcgttattgaatttcttaccTTCCTCACTGTCTTCAGCAGTATTTTGTTGCTTCTTCCTGAATTCCTTGAACTTCTCCTCTCTACGACGAATCTTCCTCTTCAGCAGACGCTCCTTGAAAGTCATTTTAGCCAGGAAACTCCAGAAATGATCACAAAACGCGGATTTCGCTCAAACACTGCCTCAACAaaccaaataatttttcttcttcttaacgCCGGTGTCTTGGACGTCTCGGACAAGAAATGCgggaaatttaaaatgtaaccaaaaaactaatttttctttttaaaaattacttttaatatattaaaatctaattttaaaaatttatatacacatTCAATAGAATATACAGGGTGTTAATGATAATGTGTTGcatcgaaaaagaaaaattttcttttctatacaattttttttagcaaatcgcattgaataaaattaaaaactcgctcatttttttcatttttttttaaatacatccTCATTcctcttctaaaaaaaaatcctccttgcctaaataataaattacattacaATTAAGACAtaatattgattgattttttcttttaataatataatgtagaataattattattttataatagaaacttttacaataaaactttcttttttttttgcttccggCAAAATAATTTCGTTCGACTAAACTTTCcggaagttttcattttttccaacattcaaaaaactatttttttttatttatattgaagagaattaattcatagattttctcagtttttcattaaataaaataatttgttcattcacttttcttttatataatatgtaataaaaatcatccctTGTTTTCCTCGGCAGTTTtccaacaaagaaaaatattattctctaTTTTCCCCCCTCATCAAAGGCACACGAATCATTTATCTTCTTATCACGTTTCccaataaagattttttcctcttcttcctTTCGCTCCCTCccataaaaattccttaaatagaataattaatttaaaaaaaatgaaattactaAACGTTcactacaaaattaaaaaaaaaaagatttctaaagagaaagtttgaaaaaaaagtagcaCCAATTCcgattttttatgttcatcCTTTTCTTAtcgcaaagaaaaagaatcccatcccaaaattattttgtaattaaaaaaaattatataaagaaGTTTTCAGTCCCTTCCCACGAAATAGAAGGTCATTTGTCATACGTAGACGGGTCCTAGGTCATCATTCCCATCAACGGCAATTTTGGTGTTGTTATCATCAAAGAATCTCCGGAAGGTGAACTCAAAGAACCCATGGAAGGGCTTCCCGGTGTCCGAGAACTCATCACTCCGTCCCGAATCGAGGGAACTATTCCGCAGCTTCCCCGGGTCGACTGGATCGAAGTTCGACGTGTCCGTGGGATGCTCAATCTTCGGAATATACGGGGCAGGTTGCTCACGGAGATTTTTGCTGAAATCAATCGACTTGAAGAACGGATGTGCCTTCACTTCATCCGCATTTTTGCCCAATCTCCGATCGGGCGATGAACACAGCTTCAGGATCATGTCGGCAGATTCACGTGAAAGTTTCGCCTGTGGTGGGATATGCAGTGTTGTCTCCCAGTTAATAACCTTTAcagaaagaaggaaaaaacaaatgtttaaaacttttaatctcATCTCACAGAGcttcctttctctctctctcaccttGTGCTGCGTCTCACCGGGCGTATTAGCCAGGAAAGGTGGCTGCCCAACGAGCATTTCATACAGAATAACACCAACACTCCACCAGTCACACAGTTGAGTATATCCGCTCCTTTCCAGTACTTCCGGGGCGATGTAATTTGGTGTACCGACTAGGGAATGTGCTAAGCCACGCTGATGGGCTCGTTGTCGTCTACAAAAACCCCCAAAATACAAAGAATTCTTATTCACAAAGAATCCtcattaataagaaaaaatcattaaactcACCGTTCAAGCACAGAAGGTCTCGTTACTTCTCCATTATCATCCCATGGCTCCATTGAGTCCTGTCTAGCGTGTTCTCCTGATGAATTGAGAAACAATTTTTgttcagaaaattattatttttgatcaggagaactttttatttaaatcaggaaaaacagagaaattaatttttgttttttttttaaatttaaataaagagaaaagaaattgtcaagaaaaattaattaagggcattcttctattttttttaattcaaataaactttGCAGTAAAGCTCCACCAAAAATATTGTCTAGTTTGAAGCAGGGACGTAGTCAGGGAGTATCGGAATATTTAAACATCTTCAGCAGACActtcagatttttctttagatgaaaggaaattttctaagcgagaaaaaaaatcagaaacgtcaaagtttgtaaaataaaatgtcaaacgagagaaaataaatttgtcagACGctaaaacaaacgtcaaatgcAGTAAAAGAAGTGTCAGACGCTAAAATGAACGTCAAATATATCATAAAAGAGATTTCAAGCGTTGAAAAGATAgtcaaatgcaagaaaagaGACTTCTAATGTTGAAACAAacgtctaacgttagaaaaacaaCATATGATGataaaacaaacattaaacgtgagaaaaaaatcatcagacGTTGTAACAAACGtcaaatgcaataaaagaGGTTTCCAACGTTGACACGAACGTTTAACGTTAGGAAATCAACGACCCATTAACgattaatgaaaaacaaatattaaacgtaagaaaaaagtCGTCAGATGCTAAAAAAAACGGCAAACTTAATAGAAGAAGTGTTAAAcgtcaaaacaaatgtcaaatatttaataagaaatgtcaaacgtctTTTAATTACAACTAAAACCGTCTTGCTGACGATTCAATAAATacgaagaagaattaaaagttCTGATTGGTTGATAAACTCAAACTGAATGTTCATTGGTCAAATCACctccaagtttttttttaacttgaagTTTAAATGCAAAGTTGATTTGAATAGACTactaatcaaaaattcaacaaacttttcattttttgaatattttttaaaaaaattcgtgAAGTTTGAAATTCCCCtccttttaaatctttcttcaACTCTTTGCATTCTCTACGACATTTCGAGGATATTTACCCCCTTCTGCAggtatttaacaaaaataaataaatttgacaaACTTACCATTTTTCTGATAATACTTGGAGTCATGCGTCCACCGGAATCCTGTGCACAATCCAAAATctgttaattttatatgtCCATCCCTATCGATGAGAATATTGTCTGGTTTTATGTCCCTGTGTGAAGAAGATCAAGAACTTTAACACCTGCTCTTCCAATTAACAAAATCCTCCTTGACAAATTTACCTGTGAATGAATCCCATTTTGTGGACACTCTCCACGGCGCACGTGAGCTCAGCAATGTAGAAACGTGCCAGGGGTTCCTCGAAGATCTCCTTTTTGATCAGCAACGACATCAAGTCACCACctagaaggaatttttatttagaattcttCTTGAATTCCTTGCAAATTCTCCACGACTTACCTGGAATATAGTCCATGACAAAGTAGAGATTATCCTCATCCTGAAAGCTGTAGTAGAGCTTCACGACCCAATCGTTGTCAGCCTCAGCTAGGATATCCCTTTCTGCCTTTACGTGCGCCACTTGATTCCTCTTGAGTACATCCGCCTTCCGCAGGGTCTTCATGGCGTACAGATGATTCGTTGCATCAATTTTCCGCACCAGACTCACCTCACCAAAAGCCCCAACACCAATATCCTTAATCTTGAGGAACATTGACTTATCCATCTTTGCCCTCTTCAACCGGATATAGTTGGATTCCTTCTGGCACAGCATCTTCCGCATTTGAGTCTGACTCTGCGTCGTTAGGCCCATTTTCAGCATCTCACGCTCAAGTTGATTCCGCCTATAGAGGCGTGCCTTGTAGGATTTCAGCACATTCTCAATGTGTTGCTccatgaagaatttaaaagcttGCGGTGAGTAGTGCCGTATCCGGAATTCCTTCCTCTCAGCCTCCTTCTCCTTGGAAACATTCTTTCGCACAGGAATCGGGCTGTGGTGCTTGATCTTCTTGCACGGGCCACTCTCACCTGCACCACGTGTCGATGCAGTACCCGCTGTGGGGGCAGCACCACCCTTCTTCTCAATCCCATTAACTTTAGCCACACTACTCGATGCCGTGGGCGGGAGTGGGGGTGTTGTGGTGAGATTCCCATTCTTGAGACTCGTCGGGGATTCTCCGGGGGAATTTCCATTCGTCGTACGTGCATTTGTGGCATTGGAGTTCGTATAGGGCGGAGGTGGTGGCATATTGCGGGATTGTTGCCCCGCCAGCAGGGCTTGCATGGTGCTGGCATACGATGGGGGCTCCGTCGTGGGGACAACGGGTTGCGGTGTAACGTTCCCATTGACAACTGCGGGTGGTGTTGAGGGTGCCGACACGGGTGGCTTGGACGTCGGGACGGGTGATGGGGTCGTGGCCTGAGATTTCTGATGAATACTGGACGCATACGAGGGTGGTGCCACCGTTGTAGCAATGCATGGCGTTGTAGGAGCCGCTGGGGCAATTGCCGTCTGCAGGACGGGCTTTTGCACCTGCGTTGACTTCACCGATTGCATGATAATCGGTGGTTGGGTCTTCGTTTGACGAGCACCCCATGCGGGTAGGGGGATGGGTCGGGCCATAGCAGCCGGGTGTGGAGGCGTCACTGCCGccttcaatgaaaaatcattccggacatgatttttttttattcaattaaatgttttccaaGTTTCCGGAAACATTGAAAAGTGTCcgggaatattaaaaaaaaatttcaaggggCAATAATGAGAAACCAGAAGCTTTGAAAAGGATTCCAGGTTACTTGAAAAACTCTTAAGAACACTGGAAGACATTCAGGAGCATTAAAGTTCCATTGGGAAGCCTTGAAAGCTTATAAggatcattttaaaaaaatttgtgacGCATTAGAAGCTTTCTGGCGCTTTATTAAGCTTCCAGAAGCATTGAAAAGCATCCGGgagtattgaaaaaaatcgtatGAGCAATAAAGAGAATCCAGCAGCTTTGAAAAGCTTCCAGAATACTTGAAAAGCTTTTGGGAGCactgaaaaactttcaaagggGCCTTCAAAACCAATACAAAACTTTGTGAGAATTCAAACcttttcaaaaacattttaaagctTCAAGGAGTCTTGAAAAGCCTTCAGGAAGGAGTAAAAAGAATCCAGAAGCTTTGAAAAGCttctaagaaaattgaataacttTCAGgagcattaaaaaatattttgtgagcaTTAGAAAGCTTCTTGGAGCACAAATAAGCTTCCAGAAGCATTAAAAACTTTCCATgtatataaagtaaaatattcctGGGGCTTTAAAAAGTGtccaaaagcaataaaaagctTCCAGGATCATTGAAAAACTCCTAGGAACATTGACTTAATGGCTAGACTTCAAGGAACCTTAAAAAGCTTCAACGGGCGTTGAAAAACTTtcagaaatattgaaaagcaAACAGAAGAACTAAAAAACTTCCAGAAGCATTCAAACATTTCCAGGGACATTTAAAAGCTTCTGGAAGCAATGAAAAAGTTTCCAGGAGCACTAACAGGCTTCAATGAGGATTAAAAAGCTACTTGGAAACCCTCAAAATCTACCCGAAGCATTCAAATCTTTTCCTGTAACATTTAAAAGCTTCCAAgagctttggaaaatttctaggAGTTTTTAATAGATTCTGTTAcaattgaagatttatttatttgccacaattgaattttgtacagCGGTGGCCGGGGCGGTGTGGCTGGAGATGTTTTCTCCGTCGCTGACGGTAGCCAAAAGAGGCAGAGTTTTCGCTGCCAGAGCCCAAGAGCTCTTTCTTTCTCCTCATTTAGGCGCTCTCAGCGCCTCTCGTTGGGAATAGCCAACAATTCTGAGAGAATTAAAGAGCTtccaaaagcaaaaaaaacttccaggggcattaaaaaaaatttaaaaaaatcttccagaattcccaaaaaaaaaatcccaaaaaataaTCTCATATAATCACAAATACAAGAAATCAcattagaataaattattttgagcatttttcaGCTTTCTTTTCAACTTCCGGAAGTCAAAAAACCCaataaaatggaagaaatcaagaaaaatctttaccTGAGAGACAGTGATGGGACTAGGAGATCCCGCCGATGTGGCCGAATAAATACCAGAGCTGGGGCTTTTGCGATAATCCGTCGTCGTGCTGGACTGCGTTGGGCTCTGACGACTCTGGATGGATGCTGTGTAGCtgggtggtggtggaggtGCCCCAGCTGAAATGATGGGATACGGTGGTGGTGGCTCTCCGGAATTCCCACCACTCTGATACAGGCTCAACGCTTGCATCTGCTGCGACAGTTGCTGCTGCGCCTGTGGCCCATTTTGCACAATCATCGGCTGTCGCGGATGTGTCCCAACCGCACTCACGGGTGACGTTCCACGTGCCGGACTCTGCGATGGGAGTGGCACAGAACGCGCTGTGGGGTTCGTCGCGGGGCTCATACGCTTAAAGAGCTGCTGGAAATTCGTCACAGGCACCGGGGGTGGCGTCGGCGGTGTCGACGAGCACCGCGGCGGCGGCAATGGGGGTGCATCACTGAAACTCGATGGACACGGCGACGGGGAGTACTGCCCGGTGCTGGCACGACTTGGGATAATTTGCTGATGCGAATGGGGGCTATCGGACCGGGAACTTCCTGCCCCTGAATCGAGAGCTGGACTATTGCGATTGTACTGCAATGCCTGACTGAGCTCACGCTCAATGCTGTGCTTTCGCATGAGCTTCGTGGCCAGGGCTGCTGGCACCTTGGACGGTGGTGGTGCACTGTGGCCATTAATTGGTGATTCGGGGGATGATGTGGGTTTTGTTGCGGCAAAAAGGAGCCCATCGGGACGTCCTGAGGCCTGTTTTAACGCATTTACTGCTTGATCCTGCAAGCAATTGATTCAATAAacttaatttagaaaatttctatttattgattttttttaaatttttttttacaataaatctCCTAAAAACCCAGCTAAAAGATAAATGAGCGcaactttataattttccagcgacgttttagggttttttttttaattgacagaaaccttcaataaaaaataatttaaatatttttccacttatttttcctccatcaagatcaatttaattaattctttaaatccATCCCCTTCTacttttcataatttaatcCCCCATCAATTGATCATAAAATGTTGGAAGctttcaaagaagaaaaatacgGCAGGTAAGCATAAGATCGCTTCTCGCGCGTCCTTCACGCATGTTTTGTTCTCCGGTGAAGTTTCCTTGGGCGGATGGTGTGAAGAATGTTGCATTCTCTGAATTCTTCACATCCACACCTCGCCTGTTTGTGTCCCCCCAGCTAGCCTCTTGTGGCTGTGGCTCCTGTGGCTGCTACGGGGATCCACAGTAGCGCCACCAGACAGTCCCAATTCGTGGCTCTTTCAGTTTTTGCCGTGACCGAAATTGGCGGCCACAGGGGACCCACGAATGGTTGCAAATTGTGACCATgcagaattcaatgaatcttgaaaatcgtatttcacgtatttaacaccaatttaatgtaacagaaactttataatttcaaatagagattacttaaaaatcgatatcaatcggaaaagtatagaattttaagagaattaaacatttttgtaaaaacggcCACGAGAGGGTCCCAGAGCAGCCACAGCGGGGACGAGACGTTTACAATTTATGTGGAATATTAGcagttttttagctttttcttgaaaataaaatatctgggcatctttagtatgttgataacaactgataaatatcattttatttaaaatataaagaaaaaaatttttttttaatcagccaCAAATGTATAGTCACAGGGggtccccttttttttggttcgtGGCCGCCCTGTGGCTCctactttgggaaatttcccaaaataattttttgagccaCCACCGCGGCGCTAGTTATGTTGAGATATTTCTGTGTGAAAGAGAAGCACGTAAACGTCATATTCCTATACTCTTCTTACACATTAGAGAAGATTACTTGGTGACAGACCCAAAACGCATTAGGGAGACaaggatagaaaagtgaaagaaatatatatccGCAAGCGGTGCGCGACCCACGTGGACGGCCACTACGCGGTCACCACACGGCCACAGCGATCCTAAGAAGTGCATGACGTCACAGCGATGCTTCTCACTCACAAGATCAATGATTCTCCGGGAGATCAATGCcaaatgagtttaaaataaaaatattagaaataaaatatttttatatttttgaataaaaatatgcttttacattaatttaaataattaaaaattatccgaagatactttattaaatttttcgcgtttttaattccattttatcaaTGCTCTCACTAAttactaattatattttttgtgatcgttcaaaccaaaaatcatagttattcatttttttgtcagaaaataaattatttttaaaaaatataaaccacTATATCGATATTTGAGTACgttcaagagagaaaataatgttttacCGCACCTGCTAAATATCACGTTAAacagaattttcaatcttaatcttaggtatgaatttaggtaaaaattttgacacaaatattactgtaagtattttcctttagttGAGACAATTGCAGGTAATAAATGGGTTTTTTATGGTATTGTACTGCCGAAAGGCT from Lutzomyia longipalpis isolate SR_M1_2022 chromosome 1, ASM2433408v1 encodes:
- the LOC129788144 gene encoding probable ATP-dependent RNA helicase pitchoune isoform X1, whose product is MTFKERLLKRKIRRREEKFKEFRKKQQNTAEDSEEEPQQEVEVTPKVKKGKKKQPTVDFQEEENPPEIPTKSGKKSKKRKAESAESEVDAEEAGESQETPQEEKKKKKQKKDEDSVDEGETSNAAKEEQPEIILEDTNFSSLKKYVSQGTLDAIKGMGFTKMTEIQAKSIPPLLLGRHLIGSAKTGSGKTLAFLIPAVELIQKLNFKPRNGVGAIIITPTRELAIQIYGVLQEIMAHHSQTYGILMGGANRKVEAEKLSMGINIIVATPGRLLDHLQNTPDFLYKNLSCLIIDEVDRILEIGFEIELKQIIELLPKRRQTMLFSATQTEKTDAVYKLALKGKPVYVGVDDEKEVATVSGLTQGYVVCPSEKRFLMLFTFLKKNRKKKVMVFFSSCMSVRFHHDLFNYIDLPVSAIHGKQKQAKRTATFFQFCNADQGVLLCTNVAARGLDIPAVDWIMQYDPPDDPKEYIHRVGRTARGLGSSGHAVLLLRPEEMLFLNYLKEAKVPLNEFDFSWNKLADVQMQLEHLMGKNYHLNQAGKEAFKAYVRAYDAHQLKTVFDVTTLDLKGVAKSFGFLTPPFVDLNISTKRQRPEKRTGGGGYGGMRAMNEGKKKTKKVYKPTAAGGVSKIRRG
- the LOC129788144 gene encoding probable ATP-dependent RNA helicase pitchoune isoform X3, giving the protein MTFKERLLKRKIRRREEKFKEFRKKQQNTAEDSEEEPQQEVEVTPKVKKGKKKQPTVDFQEEENPPEIPTKSGKKSKKRKAESAESEEEAGESQETPQEEKKKKKQKKDEDSVDEGETSNAAKEEQPEIILEDTNFSSLKKYVSQGTLDAIKGMGFTKMTEIQAKSIPPLLLGRHLIGSAKTGSGKTLAFLIPAVELIQKLNFKPRNGVGAIIITPTRELAIQIYGVLQEIMAHHSQTYGILMGGANRKVEAEKLSMGINIIVATPGRLLDHLQNTPDFLYKNLSCLIIDEVDRILEIGFEIELKQIIELLPKRRQTMLFSATQTEKTDAVYKLALKGKPVYVGVDDEKEVATVSGLTQGYVVCPSEKRFLMLFTFLKKNRKKKVMVFFSSCMSVRFHHDLFNYIDLPVSAIHGKQKQAKRTATFFQFCNADQGVLLCTNVAARGLDIPAVDWIMQYDPPDDPKEYIHRVGRTARGLGSSGHAVLLLRPEEMLFLNYLKEAKVPLNEFDFSWNKLADVQMQLEHLMGKNYHLNQAGKEAFKAYVRAYDAHQLKTVFDVTTLDLKGVAKSFGFLTPPFVDLNISTKRQRPEKRTGGGGYGGMRAMNEGKKKTKKVYKPTAAGGVSKIRRG
- the LOC129788144 gene encoding probable ATP-dependent RNA helicase pitchoune isoform X2 codes for the protein MTFKERLLKRKIRRREEKFKEFRKKQQNTAEDSEEEPQQEVEVTPKVKKGKKKQPTVDFQEEENPPEIPTKSGKKSKKRKAESAESEDAEEAGESQETPQEEKKKKKQKKDEDSVDEGETSNAAKEEQPEIILEDTNFSSLKKYVSQGTLDAIKGMGFTKMTEIQAKSIPPLLLGRHLIGSAKTGSGKTLAFLIPAVELIQKLNFKPRNGVGAIIITPTRELAIQIYGVLQEIMAHHSQTYGILMGGANRKVEAEKLSMGINIIVATPGRLLDHLQNTPDFLYKNLSCLIIDEVDRILEIGFEIELKQIIELLPKRRQTMLFSATQTEKTDAVYKLALKGKPVYVGVDDEKEVATVSGLTQGYVVCPSEKRFLMLFTFLKKNRKKKVMVFFSSCMSVRFHHDLFNYIDLPVSAIHGKQKQAKRTATFFQFCNADQGVLLCTNVAARGLDIPAVDWIMQYDPPDDPKEYIHRVGRTARGLGSSGHAVLLLRPEEMLFLNYLKEAKVPLNEFDFSWNKLADVQMQLEHLMGKNYHLNQAGKEAFKAYVRAYDAHQLKTVFDVTTLDLKGVAKSFGFLTPPFVDLNISTKRQRPEKRTGGGGYGGMRAMNEGKKKTKKVYKPTAAGGVSKIRRG
- the LOC129788142 gene encoding serine/threonine-protein kinase Warts — its product is MNSSGGKTPSSARLSEYTTNALEQIRKDLCKFVHINNGSQMTTDGSTTPQLGQQQVTNHQNLAEREREILMCQQLTNLINAGYSEDQAVNALKQASGRPDGLLFAATKPTSSPESPINGHSAPPPSKVPAALATKLMRKHSIERELSQALQYNRNSPALDSGAGSSRSDSPHSHQQIIPSRASTGQYSPSPCPSSFSDAPPLPPPRCSSTPPTPPPVPVTNFQQLFKRMSPATNPTARSVPLPSQSPARGTSPVSAVGTHPRQPMIVQNGPQAQQQLSQQMQALSLYQSGGNSGEPPPPYPIISAGAPPPPPSYTASIQSRQSPTQSSTTTDYRKSPSSGIYSATSAGSPSPITVSQAAVTPPHPAAMARPIPLPAWGARQTKTQPPIIMQSVKSTQVQKPVLQTAIAPAAPTTPCIATTVAPPSYASSIHQKSQATTPSPVPTSKPPVSAPSTPPAVVNGNVTPQPVVPTTEPPSYASTMQALLAGQQSRNMPPPPPYTNSNATNARTTNGNSPGESPTSLKNGNLTTTPPLPPTASSSVAKVNGIEKKGGAAPTAGTASTRGAGESGPCKKIKHHSPIPVRKNVSKEKEAERKEFRIRHYSPQAFKFFMEQHIENVLKSYKARLYRRNQLEREMLKMGLTTQSQTQMRKMLCQKESNYIRLKRAKMDKSMFLKIKDIGVGAFGEVSLVRKIDATNHLYAMKTLRKADVLKRNQVAHVKAERDILAEADNDWVVKLYYSFQDEDNLYFVMDYIPGGDLMSLLIKKEIFEEPLARFYIAELTCAVESVHKMGFIHRDIKPDNILIDRDGHIKLTDFGLCTGFRWTHDSKYYQKNGEHARQDSMEPWDDNGEVTRPSVLERRQRAHQRGLAHSLVGTPNYIAPEVLERSGYTQLCDWWSVGVILYEMLVGQPPFLANTPGETQHKVINWETTLHIPPQAKLSRESADMILKLCSSPDRRLGKNADEVKAHPFFKSIDFSKNLREQPAPYIPKIEHPTDTSNFDPVDPGKLRNSSLDSGRSDEFSDTGKPFHGFFEFTFRRFFDDNNTKIAVDGNDDLGPVYV